From Hydra vulgaris chromosome 15, alternate assembly HydraT2T_AEP, one genomic window encodes:
- the LOC100192251 gene encoding lamin-B1.S has protein sequence MSVPSPLSHTHRQLEKQNIAQLTMKFKEYTDQVRQMRDHCKKTENNVFLSHIAALDNEIKDLQSIYERELESVRGQLDACIAERNQLHLDASKYGALSKELQEKYSDEKTTRTKLENALADAHRVLSEKDLLIKELRISIAQHQNAHLDTAKERDELQSTLTTLRVTCEGETKMRIDLEAYVQKLTEQINFERDIHEKDIIDLRNRNAAAERTIEIADQKLREHDLVDEKLQQQIENIKRQTTYDFVQYQEASENSYQLQLQEHKNRMAKETQALAQQKEENIHLKAIIEEMNAKIYKLDGKVSSYHEQNTILIHTLEVERRAAAATCHELEKKLQELQEHYNTKVRELNIVSSVNIPIDLELESLSQLIEAEAKRLDVALSNPSSELISTVRGELVSNRSHYVHNASPRKASSNAPLKRQKSPAALVDTTTELPPLAMPKYTTTNLPLINDGKVRNYPSYSNRNYYIEK, from the exons atgTCTGTTCCATCGCCACTATCTCACACCCATCGTCAGTTGGAAAAGCAAAATATTGCTCAGTTGACGATGAAGTTTAAAGAATACACTGACCAAGTGAGACAAATGAGAGACCATTgcaaaaaaactgaaaacaacGTATTTCTTTCTCACATTGCAGCATTAGATAATGAGATCAAAGATTTGCAGAGCATCTACGAAAGAGAGCTAGAGTCAGTCAGAGGTCAACTTGATGCTTGCATTGCAGAAAGGAATCAGTTGCATTTAGATGCAAGCAAATATGGTGCTCTTTCTAAAGAATTACAGGAAaa ATATAGCGATGAGAAGACAACTCGCACCAAACTAGAAAATGCATTAGCCGACGCCCACCGAGTTCTAAGCGAAAAAGATTTACTCATTAAAGAACTTCGAATATCGATTGCACAACATCAAAATGCTCATTTAGATACAGCTAAAGAACGAGATGAACTACAAAGTACGCTCACTACATTGCGAGTTACGTGTGAAGGAGAAACTAAAATGCGCATTGATTTAGAAGCTTATGTTCAAAAGCTAACTGAGCAAATAAACTTCGAGCGTGACATTcatgaaaaa gaCATTATTGATCTAAGAAATCGCAATGCGGCAGCTGAACGAACTATTGAAATTGCTGACCAGAAACTTAGAGAGCACGATCTTGTTGATGAAAAACTCCAACaacaaattgaaaatattaaaaggcAAACAACATACGATTTTGTTCAATACCAAGAAGCTTCTGAGAATTCCTATCAATTACAG ctaCAAGAACATAAAAACCGAATGGCAAAAGAAACACAAGCACTTGCACAACAAAAAGAGGAAAATATTCATTTGAAAGCAATTATTGAAGAAATgaatgcaaaaatatataaactggacggaaaa GTTTCTTCTTACCATGAACAAAATACAATTCTAATTCACACACTTGAAGTTGAACGTCGTGCTGCTGCTGCAACATGTCACGAGCTTGAAAAGAAACTTCAAGAACTCCAAGAACATTACAACACCAAAGTCCGAGAGCTAAACATTGTTAGCAGTGTCAACATTCCAATCGACTTAGAACTTGAATCATTATCACAATTAATAGAAGCTGAAGCAAAACGATTAGATGTTGCTTTATCTAACCCCTCAAGTGAGCTTATTTCTACTGTACGTGGAGAACTGGTGTCAAACCGAAGTCACTACGTACACAACGCTAGTCCCCGTAAAGCATCATCAAATGCTcctttaaaaagacaaaagtcACCTGCAG cATTGGTAGATACTACTACAGAACTACCGCCTTTAGCAATGCCTAAATATACAACAACAAACCTTCCTTTGATAAACGACGGAAAAGTTCGCAACTACCCAAGCTATTCCAATAGAAACTACTACATTGAAAAATAA